In one Alistipes sp. ZOR0009 genomic region, the following are encoded:
- a CDS encoding SPFH domain-containing protein — MVDMGLGVLIAIVVFVLLLILMTIKVVPQQTAYIIERLGKFHEVLKPGINFIIPFFDKVAYRYTLKEQTFDIPEQVCITRDNVQVIVDGVVFLQVVEPQKAAYGISNYIFSVTQLAQTTMRSEMGKIELDRTFEERTTINRAVVEAIDEASQHWGVKVLRYEIKNITPPQSVLHAMEKQMQAEREKRARVLQSEGEKQSAINVAEGQKQKVVLESEGVKLQQINTAEGQAAAIRAVAVATADGIKAVAASIKDEGGFEAIQLRVAEQLVEQFGKLAKTNNTLILPANFGDMASIVSGALTVVKQQLPQNSGNPTPIK; from the coding sequence ATGGTTGATATGGGATTAGGCGTTTTGATCGCTATTGTCGTGTTTGTGCTACTTCTGATACTGATGACTATTAAGGTTGTTCCTCAGCAGACTGCCTATATTATCGAACGTCTCGGTAAGTTTCACGAAGTTCTTAAACCTGGTATAAACTTTATCATTCCTTTTTTTGATAAGGTTGCCTACCGTTACACTTTAAAAGAGCAAACCTTCGATATACCCGAGCAAGTTTGTATTACCCGCGACAACGTGCAGGTAATTGTAGACGGTGTGGTTTTCCTTCAGGTTGTTGAACCTCAAAAGGCGGCATACGGAATTAGCAACTACATCTTTTCGGTAACCCAGCTGGCGCAAACAACAATGCGTAGCGAAATGGGTAAAATAGAGCTAGATCGTACCTTCGAAGAGCGAACCACCATTAATCGTGCAGTTGTTGAAGCTATCGACGAGGCTTCTCAGCACTGGGGTGTAAAGGTGTTGCGCTACGAGATTAAGAATATTACTCCTCCACAATCAGTTCTTCATGCCATGGAGAAGCAGATGCAGGCCGAGCGTGAGAAACGCGCCCGTGTACTTCAGTCGGAAGGAGAAAAGCAGTCGGCTATTAACGTTGCCGAAGGACAGAAGCAGAAGGTGGTTCTGGAGTCGGAAGGTGTTAAGCTGCAACAAATAAACACAGCCGAAGGACAGGCTGCAGCAATTAGAGCTGTTGCTGTTGCAACTGCCGACGGTATAAAGGCTGTTGCCGCTTCTATTAAGGACGAAGGAGGCTTTGAAGCCATTCAGTTACGTGTTGCGGAGCAGCTTGTTGAGCAGTTTGGAAAGCTTGCTAAAACCAACAATACGCTTATCTTGCCTGCTAACTTTGGCGATATGGCATCAATTGTTTCTGGTGCCCTAACCGTTGTTAAGCAGCAGCTACCACAGAATTCGGGTAACCCAACTCCTATAAAGTAA
- a CDS encoding NfeD family protein encodes MMDVISHSQLWLIIGFLMLVIEMFSLSFFAFFLAMGALLTALLTFFGILPTITLQVVVFSVSSVAFLLLLRKFLKQKFSQAKDGVGYSEFSGEKVKVVREIPENGSGRVFYRGAEWEAVSHDGASIPLNATVTIVRMDGIVVIVKE; translated from the coding sequence ATGATGGACGTAATTAGCCATTCGCAGCTTTGGCTCATCATCGGCTTTTTAATGCTGGTGATTGAGATGTTCTCGCTCTCCTTTTTCGCCTTCTTTCTTGCTATGGGAGCATTGCTTACAGCGCTTCTTACCTTCTTTGGTATTTTGCCAACAATTACCTTACAGGTTGTTGTTTTCAGCGTAAGCTCCGTAGCGTTTTTACTCTTGCTTCGTAAATTTTTAAAACAAAAGTTCTCGCAGGCAAAAGATGGGGTAGGATACTCCGAGTTTTCTGGAGAAAAGGTAAAGGTGGTGCGTGAAATTCCCGAAAATGGGAGCGGTAGAGTTTTCTATCGAGGAGCCGAGTGGGAGGCTGTTAGCCACGATGGGGCTAGCATTCCTTTAAACGCAACTGTTACTATTGTAAGGATGGATGGAATCGTTGTTATTGTAAAAGAATAG
- a CDS encoding DUF6249 domain-containing protein encodes MVTKVLAMLIPICAIVFGNALAFGIAYFAIKSRNRERMALIERGATPEEVYANRKISRHASLKNGLFLIGVAVGLLVAGIVSETTSINEVTAYFSFTMLFGGLGLIIFYLIYSRHERNHPGSDF; translated from the coding sequence ATGGTAACTAAAGTATTGGCAATGCTAATTCCAATTTGCGCCATCGTTTTTGGCAATGCGCTTGCATTTGGAATTGCCTACTTCGCCATAAAATCGCGAAACCGCGAACGAATGGCGCTAATAGAAAGAGGGGCAACACCAGAGGAGGTGTATGCAAATAGGAAAATATCTAGGCATGCCTCATTAAAGAATGGACTTTTCCTTATTGGAGTAGCCGTAGGTCTACTCGTTGCAGGAATTGTTAGCGAAACAACTTCGATTAACGAAGTTACAGCCTACTTCTCTTTTACAATGCTATTTGGAGGACTAGGTCTGATTATTTTTTACCTAATTTATTCTAGGCATGAGCGTAACCACCCAGGAAGCGACTTCTGA
- the kbl gene encoding glycine C-acetyltransferase, with the protein MYGKIQEHLQKELAAIEEAGLYKKERIITSPQKADITINTGQEVLNFCANNYLGLSDNLRVVKAAKKAMEKRGYGMSSVRFICGTQDIHKELEHAIADYFGTEDTILYAACFDANGGVFEPLFTEEDAIISDSLNHASIIDGVRLCKAVRYRYANADMEDLENQLKLAQAQRFRIIVTDGVFSMDGNVAPMDKICALAEKYDALVMVDECHSAGVVGKTGRGVTELFNQRGKVDIITGTLGKAFGGAIGGFTTGRKEIIDLLRQRSRPYLFSNSIPPAVVGASLEVFTMLGESDEIHDKLVRNVEYFRTKMVDAGFDIKPTQSAICAVMLYDAKLSQDFAAKLLEEGIYVTGFYYPVVPKGQARIRVQVSAGHEMEHLEKCVNAFIKVGKEMGVLK; encoded by the coding sequence ATGTACGGTAAAATTCAAGAACATCTTCAAAAGGAACTTGCCGCTATTGAGGAGGCTGGTTTATACAAGAAGGAACGAATTATAACAAGCCCACAAAAGGCTGATATTACAATTAATACTGGTCAGGAAGTTTTAAACTTCTGCGCTAACAACTACCTTGGCCTTTCGGATAACCTTCGTGTTGTTAAGGCTGCCAAAAAGGCAATGGAAAAGCGCGGTTATGGAATGTCTTCGGTTCGCTTTATTTGTGGAACGCAAGATATCCATAAAGAGTTGGAGCATGCTATTGCAGACTACTTTGGAACTGAAGATACCATTCTTTATGCAGCCTGTTTCGATGCAAATGGGGGCGTTTTTGAGCCGCTATTCACCGAGGAGGATGCCATTATCTCCGATTCCTTGAACCATGCTTCTATTATCGACGGTGTACGTCTTTGCAAGGCCGTAAGATACCGTTATGCAAATGCCGATATGGAGGATTTGGAAAATCAGCTAAAGCTGGCTCAAGCACAACGCTTCCGCATTATCGTTACTGATGGGGTTTTCTCGATGGACGGTAACGTGGCTCCAATGGATAAGATCTGCGCCTTGGCAGAGAAGTATGATGCGCTTGTAATGGTAGATGAGTGCCACTCTGCAGGTGTTGTAGGTAAAACCGGACGTGGAGTTACCGAGCTGTTTAACCAACGTGGAAAGGTTGATATCATTACAGGAACGCTAGGTAAGGCTTTCGGTGGTGCTATTGGAGGTTTCACAACAGGTAGAAAAGAGATCATAGATCTACTTCGTCAGCGTTCTCGTCCATACCTTTTCTCGAACTCTATTCCACCAGCAGTTGTTGGCGCGAGCTTAGAGGTATTTACTATGCTAGGCGAGTCGGATGAAATTCATGATAAGCTGGTTCGTAATGTAGAGTATTTCCGTACAAAAATGGTTGATGCAGGCTTCGATATCAAGCCAACCCAATCGGCAATATGTGCTGTAATGCTATACGATGCTAAGCTATCTCAAGATTTTGCAGCAAAGCTTCTTGAAGAGGGTATTTATGTTACCGGATTCTACTATCCTGTTGTTCCTAAGGGGCAAGCTCGTATTCGTGTACAAGTTTCAGCTGGACACGAAATGGAGCATCTTGAAAAGTGCGTAAATGCCTTTATCAAGGTAGGAAAGGAAATGGGAGTTCTTAAATAG
- a CDS encoding DUF5686 and carboxypeptidase regulatory-like domain-containing protein, translated as MLRWKVLSLLFILSTPFLSFSQRIVGKVTDNQGNPVPFATIFVKEMSKGLSANDKGLYQIYVEPGTFTVKFQSIGFKASLQEIKVGNKDVTLNVQLEEAVYNLSQVTVSSKDNPALWIIRKSIALGQQYKRSVAAYNSDIYIKGSFNVRKYSRLLKYMTPKSIDIPKEGKTYFAEMFTKVNFNAPDTYSQRIVSFRSTLPGADSKDNFPGLEFLNTSIYDNSFSDIPSPLGLNAFSYYNYNLVGSSLENNVPVYKIKVTPKRPSGKFFKGFLYIADNTYAVKNADLTFEMSFGMANFKIAFDLIEESAVLPTSYQLFADGGLLGSAGWVKSSGSLKYSNVSIIGRRSKPTPKPVAVDANAARIAQEKRAAAERKKEEQQAKRQAKIDALMNKTAMSKSDMNKLAKLVKAEEEAKRPDTLKTLELRGLDKVDFSDDFNQKDSSYWTNLRPIPLEEEEKEAFVKVDSVKSFKDRIAAFENLTRTGEKVTPLALATGGYLYRGKGLDIKTKGFFNPNYTYFNPIDGFTVGNRFAIFKDLSGSRELTTYLIPMYSFNRNRLMGVGHASYLLFPRRMAWLTVGGTYASRDLNIDQPVQPLVNSVTSLLMKDSYTRAMDVRGGYVKLTYEVANGLTAEGIFSYYDRKLVSNSTNFSFLKRSSQYDENIPVNEYLSTHPLTDHKQASLEASLTYTPVQYYRMDGERKRYVKSDYPTFQLLYRRGILDESASQYTLLKAASWKRWDLGFLSELWYKVEGGTFLNSKKLQLPDFYFPKVDYTMVTLQPTKQSFHLIPFYRFATPGWFVEGHMLYEADNIIIKQLPFFKGTVYTENIYLSYFNSKQLRNYVEIGYGIDKIFVLMEIKGIVGFEDGKFRSVGLSISFNRD; from the coding sequence ATGTTACGATGGAAGGTTTTATCGCTCTTATTCATCTTATCTACTCCCTTTTTGTCTTTCTCGCAGCGTATTGTTGGCAAGGTGACCGACAATCAGGGGAACCCTGTTCCTTTTGCTACCATTTTTGTGAAGGAGATGAGCAAGGGGCTCTCTGCAAATGACAAGGGGCTATACCAGATATATGTTGAGCCAGGAACTTTTACCGTAAAGTTTCAGTCTATTGGTTTTAAGGCAAGCTTGCAGGAGATTAAGGTCGGAAATAAGGACGTAACTCTTAACGTGCAGCTCGAAGAGGCCGTGTACAACCTCTCTCAGGTTACTGTTTCGAGTAAGGATAATCCTGCCCTTTGGATTATACGGAAGTCGATAGCTCTGGGGCAGCAGTACAAGCGCTCTGTGGCTGCCTACAACTCCGATATATACATTAAGGGAAGCTTTAACGTGCGGAAGTACTCCCGTTTGCTGAAATACATGACTCCTAAAAGTATTGATATACCCAAAGAGGGAAAGACTTATTTTGCGGAGATGTTTACCAAGGTCAACTTTAATGCGCCCGACACCTATAGCCAGCGCATTGTCTCCTTTCGATCTACCTTACCAGGTGCCGATTCGAAGGATAACTTTCCTGGATTGGAGTTTTTAAATACAAGCATCTACGATAACTCCTTTAGCGATATCCCTTCGCCTCTTGGGCTTAACGCCTTTTCTTACTACAACTACAATTTGGTAGGATCTTCGTTGGAAAATAATGTTCCTGTATACAAAATTAAGGTTACCCCCAAGCGTCCATCTGGAAAGTTCTTTAAAGGCTTTCTTTACATTGCCGACAATACCTATGCGGTGAAGAATGCCGACCTTACCTTTGAAATGAGCTTTGGTATGGCAAACTTTAAGATCGCTTTCGATTTGATAGAGGAAAGTGCGGTGCTACCAACTAGCTACCAGCTCTTTGCTGATGGCGGTTTGCTAGGAAGCGCTGGTTGGGTAAAAAGTAGTGGATCGCTAAAGTATTCGAACGTATCAATTATTGGTCGTCGATCTAAACCAACTCCTAAGCCAGTTGCTGTAGATGCTAATGCGGCTCGCATTGCGCAGGAAAAGCGAGCTGCTGCTGAGCGAAAAAAGGAGGAGCAGCAAGCAAAGAGGCAGGCAAAGATTGATGCGCTTATGAATAAGACCGCAATGTCTAAGTCTGACATGAATAAGCTTGCTAAGCTGGTTAAAGCAGAGGAGGAGGCTAAGCGTCCGGATACGCTAAAAACCTTGGAGCTTCGAGGGCTGGATAAGGTCGATTTTTCTGATGACTTTAACCAGAAAGATTCGTCCTACTGGACAAACCTTCGTCCGATCCCGTTGGAAGAGGAGGAGAAAGAGGCATTTGTCAAGGTTGATAGCGTTAAATCATTTAAGGATAGAATTGCGGCTTTCGAGAACCTGACACGAACAGGCGAAAAGGTAACTCCTCTTGCGCTTGCAACCGGAGGTTACCTGTACCGAGGTAAGGGGCTTGACATTAAGACAAAGGGCTTTTTCAATCCAAACTATACCTACTTTAACCCCATTGATGGCTTTACCGTAGGCAACCGATTTGCCATTTTTAAAGATTTATCAGGAAGCCGCGAGCTGACAACCTACCTAATTCCGATGTACTCTTTCAACCGAAACCGGTTGATGGGAGTGGGGCATGCCAGTTATCTTCTTTTTCCAAGAAGGATGGCGTGGCTGACAGTTGGAGGAACCTACGCTTCGCGCGATCTTAATATCGATCAGCCGGTTCAGCCTTTGGTAAACTCGGTAACCTCGTTGCTGATGAAGGATAGCTATACCCGAGCAATGGATGTTCGTGGTGGCTATGTAAAGCTTACCTACGAGGTGGCAAACGGCCTTACTGCCGAAGGTATATTCTCGTACTACGATAGAAAGCTGGTGAGCAACAGCACCAACTTTTCGTTTCTTAAGCGTAGTAGCCAGTACGACGAAAACATTCCGGTAAACGAGTATCTCTCTACCCATCCGCTTACCGATCATAAGCAAGCATCGCTAGAGGCTTCGCTTACCTATACGCCAGTTCAGTATTACCGAATGGATGGGGAGCGTAAGCGTTACGTGAAATCGGACTATCCAACCTTTCAGCTCCTTTACCGTCGAGGTATACTCGATGAAAGCGCGAGCCAGTACACCCTGCTTAAGGCTGCGAGCTGGAAGAGATGGGATTTGGGCTTTCTTTCGGAGCTGTGGTACAAGGTGGAGGGTGGAACCTTTCTCAACTCGAAGAAGCTGCAGCTGCCCGACTTCTATTTCCCAAAAGTGGATTATACAATGGTTACCCTGCAGCCCACCAAGCAGTCTTTCCACTTAATCCCATTTTACCGTTTTGCTACGCCGGGCTGGTTTGTTGAGGGGCACATGCTTTACGAGGCCGACAACATCATTATTAAGCAGCTGCCCTTTTTTAAGGGAACCGTGTATACCGAAAATATCTACCTAAGCTACTTCAACAGCAAGCAGCTGCGTAACTATGTCGAGATTGGCTACGGCATAGATAAGATTTTTGTGCTAATGGAGATTAAGGGGATTGTCGGCTTTGAGGATGGCAAGTTCAGATCGGTTGGCTTGAGCATATCCTTTAACCGCGACTAG
- a CDS encoding tetratricopeptide repeat protein, whose product MKKVVVGIGLVVVLAIAFFVVKPRIAASKFEQAEELYKQKKYSEAVEMYGSAIFWNGKAEYYNQRGLAYEAQKMDNEALADFQKAVDKDDAVAAYWSNLAGTQRKLNNFDGALQSVDKALALDSLNSKAYFNRGLIKASKHDYNGAIADYTKSIKLDGTNMEAYYSRANSLVNINDFKNAVGDYDKLLGNGKESFDAYKQRGLFKNGLKDYKGAIADLEKAAQINGQDAQVYYEMGIAYSNSKGLAKAMSCYSKALTLNPKYSEVYYSRGMEYLYQNNFKNAIADLNQAIKANPKFKKAIYSRGTAKAMSKDYKGSIADFDAAIKLDPKYIDAYYNRAVSKGILLMHKEAVADYNIAIKLNPKNAEAYYNRGISRVNINDMQGACSDFDTAIKMGYAPAREMKAIYCGKI is encoded by the coding sequence ATGAAAAAAGTTGTTGTTGGAATTGGGCTTGTGGTAGTGCTTGCTATCGCGTTTTTTGTGGTAAAACCACGTATTGCAGCAAGTAAGTTTGAGCAGGCAGAAGAGCTTTACAAGCAGAAGAAATACAGCGAAGCGGTTGAGATGTACGGATCGGCCATTTTCTGGAACGGCAAGGCAGAGTACTACAACCAACGAGGTTTAGCCTACGAGGCACAAAAAATGGACAATGAGGCGCTTGCCGATTTCCAAAAAGCGGTTGACAAGGACGATGCTGTAGCCGCCTACTGGTCTAACCTAGCCGGAACACAACGCAAGCTTAACAACTTCGACGGCGCGCTTCAAAGCGTGGACAAGGCGCTTGCCCTAGACTCTCTTAACTCTAAGGCATACTTCAACCGTGGCCTTATTAAAGCCTCTAAGCACGACTACAACGGTGCCATTGCCGATTACACCAAGTCTATTAAGCTAGATGGAACCAACATGGAGGCCTACTACAGCCGGGCCAACTCCCTTGTTAACATTAACGACTTTAAGAACGCCGTTGGCGACTACGATAAGCTCCTAGGAAACGGAAAAGAAAGCTTCGATGCCTACAAGCAACGTGGACTTTTCAAAAATGGGCTAAAGGACTACAAGGGTGCAATTGCCGATCTTGAAAAGGCAGCCCAAATTAACGGACAAGATGCCCAGGTGTACTACGAAATGGGTATCGCCTACTCCAACTCTAAGGGTTTGGCAAAGGCCATGAGCTGCTACAGCAAGGCGCTAACCCTTAACCCCAAGTATAGCGAGGTTTACTACAGCCGCGGCATGGAGTACCTGTACCAAAACAACTTTAAGAATGCCATCGCCGACCTAAACCAAGCCATCAAGGCGAACCCTAAGTTCAAGAAGGCCATCTATAGCCGCGGAACCGCCAAGGCCATGTCTAAAGACTACAAAGGTTCGATTGCTGACTTTGACGCCGCCATTAAGCTAGACCCTAAATATATAGATGCCTACTACAACCGCGCCGTAAGCAAGGGTATTCTCCTAATGCACAAGGAGGCAGTTGCCGATTATAACATCGCCATTAAGCTTAACCCCAAAAACGCCGAAGCATACTACAACCGCGGTATTTCGCGCGTTAATATCAACGACATGCAGGGAGCTTGCAGCGACTTCGACACGGCCATTAAGATGGGATACGCTCCTGCAAGGGAGATGAAGGCCATTTACTGCGGTAAAATCTAA
- a CDS encoding RNA polymerase sigma factor encodes MSVTTQEATSDLILIQRAKENHSPAVAELINRYKGMVYTIALNILKNKEEAEEVAQDVFVKAFTKLNLFRMDSSFSSWLYRIAYNTAISRTREQKRAKAYEEEVVATESFEQQAKAFGDLEQDDRKRFLKKAMERLDSDDNLLLILFYYDGKSMEEIAQITGYSDSNVKVKIYRARKKLHEELEKLLKGETKNLL; translated from the coding sequence ATGAGCGTAACCACCCAGGAAGCGACTTCTGACCTTATTCTAATTCAAAGGGCCAAAGAGAACCATTCCCCTGCAGTGGCTGAGCTAATCAACCGCTACAAGGGAATGGTGTATACCATTGCCCTAAACATACTGAAGAATAAGGAGGAAGCCGAAGAGGTGGCACAAGATGTCTTTGTCAAGGCATTTACAAAGCTCAACCTGTTCCGAATGGACAGCAGCTTCTCATCGTGGCTATACCGCATTGCCTACAACACGGCAATCTCGCGAACCCGCGAACAGAAGCGCGCCAAAGCCTACGAGGAAGAGGTGGTTGCAACCGAGTCGTTCGAGCAGCAGGCCAAGGCGTTTGGCGATTTAGAGCAGGACGATCGGAAGCGCTTCCTCAAAAAAGCGATGGAGCGCCTCGATAGCGACGACAACCTGCTGCTGATACTGTTCTACTACGATGGCAAGTCGATGGAGGAGATAGCGCAAATAACGGGATACTCCGACTCCAACGTAAAGGTTAAAATCTATCGAGCTCGCAAAAAGCTGCACGAGGAGCTCGAAAAGCTCCTAAAAGGTGAAACCAAAAACTTACTCTAA
- a CDS encoding M20/M25/M40 family metallo-hydrolase — translation MNFRVIILLLLTTPVFAQQKASVSNLRKVVEVLASDSLKGRAYKSEEIKLAREYIIENFQKVGLKPYGNSFEHKVSWHEQLDGNQEVTNIVGYIEGSDAKLKDEFLVIGAHYDHVGYTADGDTVIYNGADDNASGVSGIIELARLLLSNNQRPARSILIVAFDAEEVGLVGSTKFVKNSPIPLDKIKAMMSVDMIGRADLINGVIFSGIGSLKGITISPSLFSSEKNREVKLVKSPSSMVFRTDTGPFFRKNIPALYIDTGLKGFYHKPEDDANTLDYEGMAFVVDNLKKLVEVIAEQPNVTFHNPIPTVALGFTFGGGLNHFRLTSGGVDNKSTLTFNAGISSLIQLGKRSAIQSDVLLKAKTSRSAIGNIIMPSIFVPVHFMLISPYNSSRGFFGIGPYYSYSFQRYVSGDKMPMASKDKNDYGLSVMVGGIGMNNQVALRCCYGFKRMMEDQPRMHYRSVELSFTKFLRY, via the coding sequence ATGAATTTTAGAGTTATCATTTTACTGCTACTCACCACACCTGTCTTTGCCCAGCAAAAGGCTTCGGTGTCGAATCTCCGAAAGGTGGTGGAGGTGCTTGCTTCCGACTCTCTTAAGGGGAGAGCCTACAAGTCGGAAGAGATAAAGCTCGCCAGAGAGTACATCATCGAGAACTTTCAAAAGGTTGGACTTAAGCCTTACGGCAATAGCTTTGAGCATAAGGTAAGCTGGCACGAACAGCTTGACGGAAACCAGGAGGTTACCAACATTGTGGGATATATAGAGGGAAGCGACGCAAAGCTGAAGGATGAATTTTTGGTTATCGGAGCCCACTACGATCATGTTGGCTATACCGCTGATGGCGATACCGTTATTTATAATGGTGCCGACGACAATGCGTCGGGTGTTTCTGGAATAATAGAGCTGGCGAGGTTGCTACTTTCTAATAATCAAAGACCAGCTCGAAGTATTTTGATTGTTGCCTTTGATGCGGAAGAGGTTGGCCTTGTTGGATCGACCAAGTTTGTAAAAAACTCGCCTATACCGTTAGATAAGATTAAGGCAATGATGAGCGTAGATATGATTGGACGTGCCGATCTTATCAATGGGGTTATTTTTTCGGGTATTGGATCGCTTAAAGGTATAACCATCTCTCCCTCTCTATTCTCGTCCGAAAAGAATCGTGAAGTTAAGCTGGTTAAAAGCCCATCTAGCATGGTTTTTAGAACCGATACTGGTCCATTTTTCAGAAAAAACATTCCAGCGTTATATATTGACACGGGTCTAAAAGGTTTTTACCACAAGCCCGAAGATGATGCCAATACGCTTGACTATGAAGGAATGGCGTTTGTTGTAGACAACTTAAAAAAGTTGGTAGAGGTTATTGCAGAACAACCCAATGTAACTTTCCATAATCCAATCCCTACAGTTGCCCTTGGCTTTACCTTTGGTGGAGGACTAAACCACTTTAGGCTTACTAGCGGAGGCGTTGACAATAAGTCAACCCTAACCTTCAATGCTGGAATTTCGTCACTAATTCAGCTTGGGAAAAGAAGTGCCATACAATCTGATGTGCTGCTTAAGGCAAAGACATCGCGTTCGGCCATCGGAAATATTATAATGCCCAGCATATTTGTTCCAGTACACTTTATGCTGATCTCTCCATACAATTCAAGCCGTGGATTTTTCGGCATTGGCCCCTACTACAGCTACTCCTTTCAACGTTATGTTAGCGGCGATAAGATGCCAATGGCTAGCAAAGACAAGAATGACTATGGCTTAAGCGTAATGGTTGGGGGTATTGGAATGAACAATCAGGTGGCCTTACGCTGCTGCTACGGCTTTAAGCGTATGATGGAAGATCAACCGAGAATGCACTACCGAAGCGTGGAGCTCTCTTTCACCAAGTTCCTACGCTACTAA
- the dgt gene encoding dGTP triphosphohydrolase: MAIFATNSSTMWNKLICGTRTGKEHASSTTTPTIGRSHFQRDYDRLIFSSAFRRMQNKTQVFPLPGAVFVHNRLTHSLEVASVGRTLGSLIADELVSCHPDQAESIREIPHIVAAACLAHDMGNPPFGHAGETIISGYFRDNHSDLQGQLTKGQWNDLVFFDGNANALRLLTAKMNGRRDGGFGLSYSTLASIIKYPYESSLTNKNKFGFFQAEKELAHNIATTLGLKEISSDPLKFERYPLTFLVEAADDICYLLMDLEDAHKLGILSSDEVFNLLYPLAYDPNNEGELTENLNIVTDPNERIAYLRAVAISRLIQQCAAAYIAHIGEIETGNFHTPLIKLLPQSFLDAADRIVDISVKKIYNHHSVVEIEIAGYRILSTLCNEFTEAMLHPERNLSKKLITRIPVQYNTQCKEPYDRLMTVVDFISGMTDVYALELYRNITGISIPGIVK; encoded by the coding sequence ATGGCTATCTTTGCAACAAACTCATCGACAATGTGGAATAAGCTCATTTGCGGAACACGCACCGGGAAAGAACATGCTTCTAGCACAACAACGCCTACCATTGGACGTTCTCATTTTCAGCGCGACTATGATAGGCTCATTTTCTCGTCGGCCTTCCGTCGGATGCAGAATAAGACGCAGGTTTTTCCGCTACCTGGTGCCGTTTTTGTGCATAACCGTTTAACTCATTCGTTAGAGGTAGCCTCTGTTGGGCGTACGCTTGGCTCTCTTATTGCCGATGAGCTGGTAAGCTGCCATCCCGATCAGGCAGAGTCGATTCGAGAAATCCCTCATATTGTAGCGGCTGCTTGCCTAGCGCACGACATGGGAAATCCTCCATTTGGGCATGCCGGCGAAACGATCATCTCGGGATACTTTCGCGACAACCATTCCGATTTGCAGGGACAGCTTACTAAGGGGCAGTGGAACGATCTGGTTTTTTTTGATGGTAATGCCAACGCACTGAGGCTGCTTACGGCTAAAATGAACGGTCGTCGCGATGGCGGATTTGGCCTTAGCTATTCTACGTTGGCCTCCATTATAAAGTATCCCTACGAATCGTCGCTTACCAATAAGAATAAGTTTGGTTTTTTTCAGGCGGAGAAGGAGCTTGCCCATAATATCGCCACCACGCTTGGACTAAAGGAGATAAGCAGCGATCCTTTGAAATTCGAACGCTATCCGCTGACCTTTTTGGTGGAGGCGGCCGATGATATTTGCTACCTGCTGATGGATTTGGAGGATGCCCATAAGCTCGGAATCCTCTCAAGCGATGAGGTGTTTAATCTTCTTTATCCGCTAGCCTACGATCCGAATAACGAGGGGGAGCTAACCGAGAATCTGAACATTGTTACCGACCCCAACGAGCGCATAGCGTATCTTCGAGCAGTGGCTATTAGCCGACTTATACAGCAATGTGCTGCTGCTTACATTGCGCATATTGGCGAAATTGAAACGGGGAATTTCCACACGCCGCTCATTAAGCTGCTGCCCCAGTCTTTTCTCGATGCCGCCGACCGTATTGTAGATATTTCGGTTAAGAAGATATACAACCATCACTCGGTTGTGGAGATTGAGATTGCGGGTTATCGTATTTTATCCACCCTCTGTAACGAGTTTACCGAGGCGATGCTTCACCCAGAGCGTAACCTTTCCAAGAAGCTCATAACCCGTATTCCTGTACAGTATAACACCCAATGCAAGGAGCCTTACGACCGCCTGATGACGGTTGTTGACTTTATTTCGGGGATGACAGATGTGTATGCGCTCGAACTTTACCGTAATATCACCGGAATATCCATCCCCGGAATTGTAAAGTAA
- a CDS encoding thioredoxin family protein translates to MAATESNMIPLGTKAPDFALLEPSTGKVRGLYELKSSKATLVMFICNHCPFVKHINEGLVALANDYMEKGVSIIAISSNDAEAYPDDSPEKMAEVADLLKYPFPYLYDQTQQVAKAYDASCTPDFFLFDGELSLVYRGQLDSSRPSNGIPVTGEDIRAAIEAVLNGNKPTAKQIPSIGCSIKWKG, encoded by the coding sequence ATGGCAGCTACAGAATCTAATATGATCCCACTGGGAACAAAAGCCCCCGACTTTGCTTTGTTGGAACCATCAACAGGGAAGGTGCGAGGGCTTTACGAACTCAAGTCTAGCAAGGCTACTTTGGTAATGTTTATCTGCAACCACTGCCCTTTTGTGAAGCATATTAATGAAGGGCTGGTTGCCTTGGCAAACGACTATATGGAGAAGGGTGTTAGCATTATTGCAATCAGTTCCAACGATGCAGAGGCATATCCCGACGACTCTCCAGAGAAGATGGCAGAGGTGGCCGATCTGCTGAAGTATCCCTTCCCGTACCTGTACGATCAAACGCAACAGGTTGCAAAGGCGTACGATGCTTCCTGTACCCCCGATTTCTTCCTTTTTGACGGGGAACTATCGTTGGTATATAGGGGACAGCTGGATAGCTCGCGTCCATCAAATGGCATTCCAGTTACAGGTGAGGATATTCGTGCAGCAATAGAGGCTGTGCTAAATGGGAATAAGCCCACGGCAAAACAAATTCCAAGTATCGGATGCAGCATTAAATGGAAGGGCTAG